The following proteins are encoded in a genomic region of Parafrankia irregularis:
- a CDS encoding argininosuccinate synthase → MTERVVLAYSGGLDTSVAIGWIGAETGAEVIALAVDVGQGGEDLEAIRQRALTCGAVESIVVDAREEFAADFVAPAIRANALYMDRYPLISSLSRPIIVRHLVEAARQHGADAIAHGCTGKGNDQVRFEVGVMALAPGLRVLAPVRDSGMTRDKAIAFAEERGLPIDVSKKSPYSIDQNLFGRTAECGILEDPWAQPPEDVFVYTADPTVPRPADEVTISFTDGVPTALDGRALSLVELVAELNTRAGAQGVGRIDMIEDRLVGIKSREIYECPGAITLLTAHRDLEDLTLERDIARFKRGVDQRWGEIVYDGLWYSPLKAALDAFVDSSSAGVSGDVRLRLSGGVAQVVGRRSPGSLYDHALATYDAGDQFDQSDARGFIELWGLPTKVWAAREQRLHP, encoded by the coding sequence GTGACCGAACGCGTCGTGCTTGCCTACTCGGGCGGCCTCGACACGTCCGTGGCCATCGGCTGGATCGGCGCCGAGACCGGCGCCGAGGTCATCGCCCTGGCCGTCGACGTCGGCCAGGGCGGTGAGGACCTGGAGGCGATCCGCCAGCGTGCCCTCACCTGCGGCGCCGTCGAATCGATCGTCGTCGACGCCCGCGAGGAGTTCGCGGCGGACTTCGTCGCCCCCGCGATCCGGGCGAACGCGCTCTACATGGACCGCTACCCGCTCATCTCCTCGCTGTCGCGGCCGATCATCGTCAGGCACCTCGTCGAGGCCGCCCGCCAGCACGGCGCGGACGCGATCGCGCACGGCTGCACGGGCAAGGGCAACGACCAGGTCCGTTTCGAGGTCGGCGTGATGGCGCTGGCTCCCGGCCTGCGGGTGCTGGCCCCGGTCCGTGACTCCGGGATGACGAGGGACAAGGCGATCGCCTTCGCGGAGGAGCGCGGCCTGCCGATCGACGTCTCGAAGAAGTCGCCGTACTCGATCGACCAGAACCTGTTCGGCCGCACGGCCGAGTGCGGCATCCTCGAGGACCCGTGGGCGCAGCCGCCGGAGGACGTCTTCGTCTACACCGCCGACCCGACCGTCCCGCGCCCGGCCGACGAGGTCACGATCTCGTTCACCGACGGTGTGCCGACCGCGCTCGACGGCCGCGCCCTGTCGCTGGTCGAGCTGGTCGCCGAGCTCAACACCCGGGCCGGAGCTCAGGGTGTCGGCCGGATCGACATGATCGAGGACCGGCTCGTCGGTATCAAGAGCCGCGAGATCTACGAGTGCCCGGGTGCGATCACCCTGCTGACGGCGCACCGGGACCTCGAGGACCTCACCCTCGAGCGCGACATCGCGCGGTTCAAGCGCGGTGTCGACCAGCGTTGGGGCGAGATCGTCTACGACGGGCTGTGGTACTCGCCGCTCAAGGCCGCACTGGACGCCTTCGTGGACTCGTCCAGCGCCGGCGTCTCCGGCGATGTGCGCCTCCGGCTGTCGGGCGGTGTGGCCCAGGTCGTCGGGCGTCGCAGCCCGGGGAGCCTCTACGACCACGCCCTCGCGACCTACGATGCCGGCGACCAGTTCGACCAGAGCGACGCTCGCGGGTTCATCGAGCTGTGGGGCCTGCCCACCAAGGTCTGGGCGGCCCGCGAGCAGCGGCTGCACCCATGA
- the argF gene encoding ornithine carbamoyltransferase has translation MTARHFLLDTDLTSAEQAALLDLADRLKATRRERGTAPRPLEGRSVALIFEKPSTRTRLSFDVAVAELGGHPIVIDSASTQLGRGETIEDTAAVLSRYVDAIVIRTFAQERVERMASAATVPVINALSDHAHPCQALADLQTIRELRGRLAGLTLTYLGDGNNVAHSLMLAGAMAGMRVHVASPPGYEPFDQVVRQANEIGAVTGGEALVMHDALEAATDADVLYTDVWASMGQDDESDTRALVFQPYRLDEKVVEVARPDAIVMHCLPAHRDVEISAAVLDGPRSVVFDQAENRLHAQKALLSVLLDDASDDASSEAALR, from the coding sequence ATGACGGCCCGACACTTCCTGCTCGACACGGACCTGACCTCGGCCGAGCAGGCCGCACTGCTGGATCTCGCCGACCGGCTCAAGGCCACCCGCCGCGAGCGTGGCACGGCCCCCCGTCCACTCGAGGGCCGATCGGTCGCGCTGATCTTCGAGAAGCCGTCGACCCGGACCCGCCTTTCGTTCGACGTGGCGGTCGCCGAGCTGGGCGGCCACCCGATCGTGATCGACTCCGCCTCCACCCAGCTGGGCAGGGGGGAGACGATCGAGGACACAGCCGCCGTCCTCAGCCGCTACGTGGACGCGATCGTCATCCGGACGTTCGCGCAGGAAAGGGTCGAGCGGATGGCCTCGGCGGCCACCGTGCCCGTCATCAACGCGCTCTCCGACCACGCCCATCCCTGCCAGGCGCTCGCCGACCTGCAGACCATCCGTGAGCTGCGCGGCCGCCTCGCGGGCCTGACCCTGACCTACCTGGGCGACGGCAACAACGTCGCGCACTCGCTGATGCTCGCCGGGGCCATGGCCGGGATGCGGGTTCATGTGGCGTCTCCGCCCGGCTACGAGCCGTTCGACCAGGTCGTCCGGCAGGCGAACGAGATCGGCGCGGTCACCGGCGGCGAGGCGTTGGTGATGCACGACGCGCTGGAGGCCGCGACCGACGCGGACGTGCTTTACACCGACGTCTGGGCGTCGATGGGCCAGGACGACGAGTCGGACACCCGAGCGCTCGTCTTCCAGCCCTACCGCCTGGACGAGAAGGTCGTCGAGGTCGCGCGCCCGGACGCGATCGTCATGCACTGCCTGCCCGCGCATCGCGACGTGGAGATCTCCGCCGCGGTGCTGGACGGCCCGCGGTCGGTGGTGTTCGACCAGGCGGAGAACCGGCTGCACGCCCAGAAGGCACTGCTGTCGGTCCTGCTCGACGACGCCTCAGACGACGCCTCGTCGGAGGCCGCCCTCCGATGA
- the argJ gene encoding bifunctional glutamate N-acetyltransferase/amino-acid acetyltransferase ArgJ, giving the protein MSVTAAQGFRAAGVAAGLKPSGRPDVAIVVNDGPADAAAGVFTRNRVQAAPVLWTRQVLTGGRLRAVVLNSGGANACTGPAGFADTHTTAERVAAEIGIGAGEVAVCSTGLIGVPLPMDLLLPGVVEAVAALSASGGGAAAEAIRTTDTVAKEAVRHSREGGSVVTVGGMGKGAAMLAPSLATMLVVVTTDAVADAATLDRVVREACRTTFERVDSDGCLSTNDTVLLLASGASERALPEAELTELVTAVCEDLASQMLGDAEGSTKTISITVTGAASEADALEVGRAIARNNLLKCALYGKDPNWGRVLAAIGTTAAAFEPDQLDVAMNGVQVCRAGAPGESRDLVDLSGREISIVADLHAGSAEVVVRTNDLTDGYVYENSAYST; this is encoded by the coding sequence ATGAGCGTCACCGCAGCCCAGGGCTTCCGGGCCGCCGGAGTCGCGGCCGGGCTGAAGCCGTCCGGGCGTCCAGATGTCGCGATCGTCGTCAACGACGGTCCCGCCGATGCCGCGGCGGGCGTGTTCACCCGCAACCGGGTGCAGGCCGCGCCCGTGCTGTGGACCCGCCAGGTCCTCACCGGAGGCCGGCTGCGCGCGGTCGTGCTCAACTCCGGTGGGGCGAACGCCTGCACCGGGCCGGCGGGGTTCGCCGACACCCACACCACCGCGGAGCGGGTCGCCGCCGAGATCGGCATCGGAGCGGGCGAGGTCGCGGTCTGCTCGACCGGCCTGATCGGTGTCCCGCTGCCCATGGACCTCCTGCTCCCGGGGGTGGTCGAGGCGGTGGCCGCGCTGTCCGCGAGTGGCGGGGGCGCCGCGGCCGAGGCCATCCGCACCACCGACACCGTGGCCAAGGAGGCGGTCCGCCACAGCCGGGAGGGCGGGAGCGTCGTCACCGTCGGCGGCATGGGCAAGGGCGCGGCCATGCTGGCGCCGTCGCTCGCGACGATGCTCGTCGTCGTCACGACCGACGCCGTCGCCGACGCCGCGACTCTTGACCGGGTCGTGCGGGAGGCCTGCCGCACGACCTTCGAGCGGGTCGACTCCGACGGCTGCCTGTCGACAAACGACACCGTGCTGCTGCTCGCGTCGGGTGCGTCGGAGCGGGCGCTGCCCGAGGCCGAGCTCACCGAGCTGGTCACCGCTGTCTGCGAGGACCTGGCGAGCCAGATGCTCGGCGATGCCGAAGGATCCACGAAGACGATCTCCATCACGGTCACCGGGGCGGCCTCCGAGGCGGATGCGCTGGAGGTCGGCCGGGCGATCGCGCGGAACAACCTGCTCAAGTGCGCGCTCTACGGCAAGGACCCGAACTGGGGCCGGGTGCTCGCGGCGATCGGCACCACCGCCGCGGCGTTCGAGCCCGACCAGCTCGACGTGGCCATGAACGGTGTCCAGGTGTGCCGGGCCGGCGCCCCGGGCGAGTCCCGGGACCTGGTCGACCTCTCCGGGCGGGAGATCAGCATCGTCGCGGACCTGCACGCGGGCTCCGCCGAGGTGGTCGTGCGGACGAACGACCTCACCGACGGGTACGTCTACGAGAACTCGGCGTACTCGACATGA
- a CDS encoding acetylornithine transaminase has product MNADLLDRRDAVVMATYGRPSIALTRGAGAHVWDADGREYVDLIAGVAVSVLGHCHPAVRAAVVAQLDTLGHTSNLYVNTPQVLLAERLMELLGVDGRAFFCNSGAEANETAIKISRRTGRSEIIAAEGAFHGRTMGALSITGQPGKRAPFEPLLPGVRFVPYGDAQALAEAVSERTAAVFLEPTLGEGGVVAPPPGYLAAARAACDEHGALLVLDEVQSGIGRTGAWFAHQTAGVVPDVITLAKGLGGGLPIGVCIGIGAAGRLLQPGDHGSTFGGGPLVCSAALAVLDTIVADGLLDHATALGESLRAGILAAGAAGVTGVRGVGLWRAIELDGPWAAELETAAREAGFLVNAVAADVVRLAPPLVITQPDVDAFVSALPGITAGVLAGRGRAEAGKNPGESSKVSP; this is encoded by the coding sequence GTGAACGCCGACCTGCTCGACCGGCGGGACGCCGTCGTCATGGCCACCTACGGCCGGCCGTCGATCGCGTTGACCCGTGGCGCCGGTGCCCACGTGTGGGACGCCGACGGCCGCGAGTACGTGGACCTGATCGCCGGTGTGGCGGTGAGCGTCCTCGGGCACTGCCATCCGGCGGTACGGGCCGCGGTGGTCGCGCAGCTCGACACGCTCGGCCACACCTCGAACCTGTATGTGAACACGCCTCAGGTCCTGCTGGCCGAGCGGCTGATGGAGCTGCTGGGCGTGGACGGGCGGGCGTTCTTCTGCAACTCGGGCGCCGAGGCGAACGAGACCGCCATCAAGATCAGCCGTCGGACCGGCCGGTCGGAGATCATCGCGGCCGAGGGCGCCTTCCACGGGCGGACCATGGGAGCGCTGTCCATCACCGGCCAGCCCGGGAAGCGGGCGCCCTTCGAGCCGCTGCTGCCCGGTGTGCGCTTCGTTCCCTATGGCGACGCGCAGGCGCTGGCCGAGGCGGTCAGCGAGCGCACGGCCGCGGTCTTCCTGGAACCGACGCTGGGTGAGGGCGGCGTGGTGGCGCCGCCGCCCGGCTACCTCGCGGCGGCCCGCGCGGCCTGCGACGAGCACGGCGCGCTGCTGGTGCTCGACGAGGTCCAGAGCGGCATCGGGCGCACCGGCGCCTGGTTCGCCCACCAGACCGCGGGCGTCGTCCCCGACGTGATCACCCTCGCGAAGGGGCTGGGCGGCGGGCTGCCCATCGGGGTCTGCATCGGCATCGGCGCCGCCGGGCGCCTGCTGCAGCCCGGGGACCATGGCAGCACCTTCGGCGGTGGCCCCCTCGTCTGCTCGGCCGCCCTCGCGGTCCTGGACACGATCGTGGCCGACGGCCTGCTCGACCACGCGACCGCGCTGGGCGAGTCGTTGCGCGCGGGGATCCTCGCCGCCGGCGCCGCCGGCGTCACCGGAGTACGCGGCGTCGGGCTGTGGCGGGCGATCGAGCTCGACGGGCCCTGGGCCGCCGAGCTGGAGACCGCCGCGCGCGAGGCCGGCTTCCTGGTGAACGCGGTCGCCGCGGACGTCGTCCGGCTCGCGCCACCACTGGTGATCACCCAGCCCGACGTGGACGCGTTCGTGTCGGCGCTGCCCGGAATCACCGCCGGCGTCCTGGCTGGCCGTGGCCGGGCCGAGGCCGGGAAGAACCCGGGCGAAAGCTCTAAGGTCAGCCCATGA
- the argR gene encoding arginine repressor has protein sequence MTIRAAAPLTKHARQARLAGLIAARSVRSQAELARLLLAEGVQVTQATLSRDLEDIGATKARGPDGVLIYRVDVNQAPAEAVRIPLTRLCEELLVSAEANGDLVVLRTPPGAAQLFASALDRAALPEVMGTIAGDDTILVVCRAMQGRNGSSAGPEFAGRLLSLADGRARPTAPTPRDGVGEPPGPDDDTG, from the coding sequence ATGACGATCCGCGCGGCGGCCCCCCTGACGAAACACGCCCGGCAGGCGCGTCTGGCCGGGTTGATCGCGGCCAGGTCGGTACGGTCACAGGCGGAGCTGGCGCGTCTGCTTCTCGCGGAGGGCGTGCAGGTCACCCAGGCCACCCTGTCCCGCGATCTGGAGGACATCGGCGCGACGAAGGCCCGTGGGCCTGACGGCGTCCTGATCTACCGGGTGGACGTCAACCAGGCCCCGGCCGAGGCCGTGCGCATCCCGCTCACCAGGCTCTGCGAGGAGCTGCTGGTCTCGGCGGAGGCGAACGGTGATCTCGTCGTGCTGCGGACTCCGCCGGGCGCCGCGCAACTGTTCGCCTCAGCCCTCGACCGGGCGGCCCTGCCGGAGGTGATGGGGACCATCGCCGGCGACGACACGATTCTCGTGGTCTGTCGGGCGATGCAGGGGCGCAACGGCTCGTCGGCCGGCCCGGAGTTCGCCGGCCGGCTGCTGTCCCTGGCCGACGGCCGGGCCAGGCCCACCGCACCGACGCCCCGGGACGGTGTCGGCGAGCCGCCGGGCCCGGATGACGACACGGGCTGA
- the argC gene encoding N-acetyl-gamma-glutamyl-phosphate reductase yields MGVTAAVAGASGYGGGELLRLLLGHPGIDIGDLAANTSAGVDVTEVHPHLPDLAGQVFVDTAALADTSADIVFLALPHGQSGAVAATLPAGVRVVDLGADHRLADPRVWRRAYGGEHAGTWTYGMPELPGAREEIRVSNRVAAPGCYPTAITLALVPLIAAGAVDPSDLVVVAASGTSGAGRSAKVNLLGSEVMGDLTAYKVGGHQHRPEIVQTLTRYARSPVSLSFTPVLAPMPRGILATCTARLSAELAAGDDLGTGLGADAETVTGILRAFYDGEPFVRVLPPGRWPHTSSTLGSNCVHLQATVDAEAGRVVVVAAIDNLTKGAAGQALQCANLMLGQPEGTGLSAQGLAP; encoded by the coding sequence ATGGGTGTGACTGCGGCGGTAGCGGGCGCGAGCGGGTACGGCGGCGGGGAGCTGCTTCGGCTGCTGCTCGGCCACCCCGGCATCGACATCGGTGACCTGGCGGCCAACACGTCCGCCGGTGTGGACGTGACCGAGGTGCATCCGCACCTGCCCGATCTCGCCGGGCAGGTGTTCGTCGACACCGCGGCCCTGGCCGACACGAGCGCCGACATCGTCTTCCTCGCGCTCCCGCATGGGCAGTCGGGCGCGGTCGCGGCCACGTTGCCGGCCGGCGTGCGGGTCGTCGATCTCGGGGCCGACCACCGCCTGGCCGACCCGCGGGTGTGGCGGCGGGCCTACGGTGGCGAACACGCCGGCACCTGGACCTACGGCATGCCGGAGCTGCCCGGGGCCCGGGAGGAGATCAGGGTCAGCAACCGGGTCGCCGCGCCGGGGTGCTACCCGACCGCGATCACCCTGGCGCTGGTGCCGCTGATCGCGGCCGGCGCGGTGGATCCGTCCGATCTGGTCGTCGTCGCCGCGAGCGGCACCTCCGGCGCCGGGCGGTCGGCGAAGGTCAACCTCCTCGGCAGCGAGGTGATGGGTGACCTGACCGCCTACAAGGTCGGTGGTCACCAGCACCGGCCCGAGATCGTCCAGACCCTCACCCGGTACGCGCGGTCACCGGTGTCGTTGTCGTTCACCCCGGTCCTGGCGCCGATGCCGCGCGGCATTCTTGCGACCTGCACCGCCCGCCTGTCCGCCGAGCTCGCGGCTGGTGACGATCTGGGCACCGGCCTCGGCGCGGACGCCGAGACGGTCACCGGGATCCTGCGAGCCTTCTACGACGGCGAGCCGTTCGTGCGGGTGCTGCCGCCGGGCCGGTGGCCGCACACCTCGTCCACCCTCGGCAGCAACTGCGTGCACCTGCAGGCGACGGTGGACGCCGAGGCCGGCCGGGTGGTCGTCGTGGCGGCCATCGACAACCTCACGAAGGGCGCCGCGGGCCAGGCGCTCCAGTGCGCCAACCTCATGCTCGGCCAGCCGGAGGGCACCGGCCTGAGCGCCCAGGGTCTCGCCCCGTGA
- the argB gene encoding acetylglutamate kinase: protein MSDSPSTRGPAARARGHSALTKTKVLIEALPWLSRFHGATMVIKYGGNAMTRPELREAFAADIVFLRYAGIRVVVVHGGGPQITAHLERLGVASEFVGGLRVTTPETMEVVRMVLVGQVNRDVVGLVNDHGPFAVGLSGEDANLFTARRRPAMVDGQAVDVGLVGDVVEVQPETVNALLDSGKVPVVASVARGLDGGVYNVNADTAAAVLALALGATKLVVLTDVEGLYADWPASDEVISELTVGELERLLPSLSSGMIPKMEACLRAVSGGVPQAHVLDGRVPHAVLLEVFTDEGIGTLIRADDGAGLGTAGLGTAGPGTAGPGTDITEGES, encoded by the coding sequence ATGAGCGACAGTCCGTCGACGCGCGGCCCGGCCGCGCGGGCACGTGGGCATTCCGCGCTCACGAAGACGAAGGTCCTCATCGAGGCCCTGCCGTGGCTGTCCCGGTTCCACGGGGCGACGATGGTGATCAAGTACGGCGGGAACGCGATGACCCGGCCCGAGCTGCGGGAGGCGTTCGCGGCCGACATCGTCTTCCTGCGCTATGCGGGCATCCGGGTGGTGGTCGTGCACGGCGGCGGCCCGCAGATCACCGCGCACCTGGAGCGGCTCGGGGTGGCCTCGGAGTTCGTCGGCGGCCTGCGGGTGACCACGCCCGAGACGATGGAGGTCGTCCGGATGGTCCTCGTCGGCCAGGTCAACCGGGATGTCGTCGGCCTGGTCAACGACCACGGCCCGTTCGCGGTCGGCCTCTCCGGCGAGGACGCGAACCTGTTCACCGCCCGTCGCCGCCCGGCGATGGTCGACGGCCAGGCCGTGGACGTCGGGCTGGTCGGTGACGTGGTCGAGGTCCAGCCCGAGACCGTCAACGCGCTGCTGGACTCGGGCAAGGTCCCGGTCGTGGCCTCGGTGGCCCGCGGGCTCGACGGCGGGGTGTACAACGTCAACGCGGACACGGCTGCCGCGGTGCTGGCCCTGGCGCTGGGAGCGACGAAGCTCGTGGTGCTGACCGACGTCGAAGGTCTCTACGCGGACTGGCCGGCCAGCGACGAGGTGATCAGTGAACTGACGGTAGGCGAGCTGGAGCGGCTCCTGCCCTCCCTGTCGTCCGGAATGATCCCGAAGATGGAAGCCTGCCTGCGGGCCGTCTCCGGCGGGGTTCCCCAGGCCCACGTGCTCGACGGGCGGGTGCCCCACGCAGTGCTGCTGGAGGTCTTCACCGACGAGGGGATCGGCACCCTGATCCGGGCCGACGACGGAGCAGGCCTCGGCACGGCCGGCCTCGGCACGGCCGGCCCCGGCACGGCAGGCCCCGGCACGGACATCACCGAAGGAGAATCGTGA